In Hyperolius riggenbachi isolate aHypRig1 chromosome 10, aHypRig1.pri, whole genome shotgun sequence, a genomic segment contains:
- the LOC137535273 gene encoding gastrula zinc finger protein XlCGF17.1-like — MRSDQQSMEEGDMMGKSKEDNAATEGRIGRSPGIRNLSETRLSVSTDCTTYDDVTGQESPADILVTPNIPPDSSHLSNPEGPHTQRRAPTGRKTYTCSACGKCFVWKTTFVRHERTHTGEKPYSCAECGKCFAQKSNLVTHERSHTGENLYSCAECGKCFTQKSQLDAHKSSHCGEMPYSCTECGKTFVHRSTLVAHERSHTNEKPYPCPQCGKGFGSKWLLDVHSRSHTGEKPYSCAECGKCYGHKSHLVRHERSHTGEKPYSCSNCGKCFGNKSVLVRHERSRVCWKL, encoded by the coding sequence gacggagtcccggcatcaggaacctctcagagactcgtctctctgtatccacagactgtacaacgtatgatgatgtcactggacaagagtcaccTGCAGATATCCttgttaccccaaatattcccccagactcctctcacctgtctaaccctgaggggccacATACCCAGCGGAGGGCTCCAACTGGTAGAAAGACTTACACCTGTTCtgcgtgtgggaaatgttttgtttggaaAACAActtttgtcagacatgagagaactcacacgggtgagaagccatattcatgtgctgagtgtgggaaatgttttgcacagaaatcaaaccttgtcacacatgagagatcacacactggtgagaatctatattcatgtgctgagtgtgggaaatgttttacacagAAATCACAACTTGATGCACATAAGAGCTCTCACTGTGGTGAGATGCCCTAttcctgtactgagtgtgggaaaacttTTGTACATAGATCAACCCTTGTTGCACATGAGAGATCACACACAAATGAGAAGCCATATCCGTGTCctcagtgtgggaaaggttttgggAGTAAATGGCTGCTTGATGTGCACagcagatctcacactggtgagaagccgtattcatgtgctgagtgtgggaaatgttatgggcataaatcacaccttgtcaggcatgagagatctcacactggtgagaaaccctattcatgctctaattgtgggaaatgctttggaaaTAAATCAGTACTTGTCAGACATGAAAGATCTCGGGTTTGTTGGAAGCTATAA